From a region of the Acinetobacter calcoaceticus genome:
- a CDS encoding 2-hydroxyacid dehydrogenase yields MKKVVVFSQIDEEILSRLQQNYHVVVLNPKLGDINEQIRQHVIDADGMIGAGRLLNESNLAPAQKLKIISSVTVGYDNYDLAYLNQRKIWLSNTPHVLTETTADLAFTLLLSAARKVPFLDHWTKQGEWKRTVGPQQFGLDVFGKTLGIIGLGNIGAAIARRGFYGFNMNIVYHNRREKPELAEPLNAEYLGLEQLLQQSDFVVTAVDLNNESKALMGKAQFELMQKHAIFINIARGSVVDEQALIEALQQNQIFAAGLDVYEKEPLQDSALFKLPNVVTLPHVGSATAETRKKMANLAYKNLVEALEDKIPRYLVNQNFI; encoded by the coding sequence ATGAAAAAAGTTGTAGTATTTAGCCAAATTGATGAAGAAATTTTGTCTCGATTACAACAGAATTATCATGTTGTAGTTCTTAACCCAAAATTGGGTGATATTAATGAACAAATACGACAACACGTTATAGATGCTGACGGAATGATTGGCGCAGGACGGTTACTCAATGAAAGTAATCTTGCACCAGCTCAAAAACTAAAAATTATTTCATCTGTAACGGTGGGCTATGACAATTATGATCTGGCTTATCTAAATCAAAGAAAAATCTGGTTATCAAATACACCTCATGTCTTAACTGAAACAACAGCTGATCTTGCTTTTACATTGTTACTAAGTGCTGCTAGAAAAGTTCCTTTTCTTGATCATTGGACTAAACAAGGTGAGTGGAAAAGAACAGTAGGGCCTCAGCAATTCGGTTTGGATGTTTTTGGAAAGACATTGGGAATTATTGGGCTTGGTAATATTGGTGCTGCAATTGCACGGCGTGGTTTTTATGGATTTAACATGAATATTGTTTATCATAATCGTCGTGAAAAGCCTGAATTAGCTGAACCATTAAATGCAGAATATCTTGGTTTAGAACAATTACTCCAGCAGTCTGATTTTGTAGTAACTGCGGTTGATTTAAATAACGAATCGAAAGCTTTAATGGGTAAAGCTCAGTTTGAACTTATGCAAAAACACGCTATTTTTATTAATATTGCGCGTGGTTCAGTAGTTGATGAGCAAGCTTTAATTGAAGCTTTGCAGCAAAATCAGATCTTTGCTGCTGGTTTAGATGTGTATGAAAAAGAACCTTTACAAGATTCAGCACTTTTTAAATTGCCAAACGTAGTCACTTTACCTCATGTAGGTTCAGCTACTGCTGAAACCCGTAAAAAAATGGCAAATCTTGCCTATAAAAATCTGGTTGAGGCTTTAGAGGATAAAATTCCTAGATATCTGGTAAACCAAAACTTTATATAA
- a CDS encoding M48 family metalloprotease: protein MPVILSATFIANASFAQSFDPQSSANQVEIPNIGSGIGLLDQQKEKFIGEKVFREVHKQMPVLQDIWLEDQFFQVFSSILSETQLGQPIGLVVIKDPQINAFAVPGGLFALNTGLIASARNIDEIAGVMAHEIAHVSQRHFSRSEEAFKGQTLLSLAGLLAGVAIAAQGGGDAGAAVMLGTQAALMDSQLTYSRNQEREADRIGMQYMYAAGFNPQSMADYFETMHRATSRVSFLPDFWLTHPLTTERMSEARLRANQMPKVKNRMYDADFEILKWYTMVVSNQATENQLQSLASQKNIAGLIGLTAFYAKQGDYAQAQSTLDQVKSSGKPLVILLQTDIYLGQNKLDQAYSSIASTQMTMPENRAFSYKLAEVLLRQGKFAQVQMLVQRFINKNPRDIQGWQFLQQAANLDKAGPLRAVNVLRYRAEAEYWSGSEENAIKSMLHAQRLAKDNQAMSARIDSRLKQMQDERRMKI from the coding sequence TTGCCAGTTATTTTAAGTGCGACTTTTATAGCAAATGCTTCATTTGCACAGTCTTTCGACCCTCAGTCATCTGCAAATCAGGTGGAAATTCCGAATATTGGAAGTGGGATAGGCTTGCTTGATCAACAAAAAGAAAAATTTATTGGTGAAAAAGTATTCCGTGAAGTTCATAAGCAAATGCCAGTTCTCCAAGATATCTGGCTCGAAGACCAATTTTTCCAAGTATTTTCAAGTATTTTGAGTGAGACTCAACTTGGTCAGCCTATTGGTCTAGTTGTTATTAAAGATCCACAAATTAATGCTTTTGCTGTTCCGGGCGGCCTATTTGCGCTCAATACTGGGCTTATTGCTTCAGCTCGCAATATTGATGAAATTGCTGGGGTTATGGCGCATGAGATTGCGCATGTATCACAAAGACATTTTAGCCGTTCAGAGGAAGCCTTTAAGGGACAAACTTTATTAAGTTTAGCTGGGCTTTTAGCAGGGGTGGCAATAGCTGCACAGGGCGGTGGAGATGCAGGCGCAGCAGTGATGTTGGGAACACAGGCTGCACTAATGGATAGCCAGTTAACATATAGTCGAAATCAGGAACGTGAAGCAGACCGTATTGGCATGCAATATATGTATGCAGCGGGTTTTAACCCTCAAAGTATGGCAGACTATTTTGAAACAATGCATCGTGCAACGAGTCGGGTAAGTTTTTTACCAGATTTTTGGCTGACTCATCCATTGACGACCGAGCGTATGAGTGAAGCTCGGCTTCGTGCAAACCAAATGCCTAAAGTCAAAAATCGTATGTATGATGCAGATTTTGAAATTTTAAAATGGTACACAATGGTGGTTTCAAATCAGGCTACTGAAAACCAACTACAGAGTTTGGCTTCTCAGAAAAATATTGCTGGTCTTATTGGTTTGACAGCTTTTTATGCAAAACAGGGTGATTATGCACAGGCACAATCTACCTTAGATCAAGTGAAATCTAGTGGAAAACCCCTTGTTATCTTATTGCAGACAGATATTTATCTGGGGCAAAACAAACTTGATCAAGCTTATTCTTCAATCGCTTCTACACAAATGACTATGCCTGAAAATAGAGCTTTTAGTTATAAATTGGCTGAAGTGCTGTTACGTCAAGGAAAATTTGCACAAGTTCAAATGCTTGTTCAACGATTTATTAATAAAAACCCAAGAGATATACAAGGTTGGCAATTTTTACAGCAAGCCGCTAATTTGGACAAGGCAGGACCGTTGAGAGCAGTTAATGTTTTGCGCTATCGAGCAGAAGCTGAATATTGGTCTGGAAGTGAAGAAAATGCAATTAAATCAATGTTGCATGCTCAGCGTTTAGCAAAAGACAATCAAGCAATGTCAGCTAGAATAGACAGTAGATTAAAACAAATGCAAGATGAGCGAAGAATGAAAATTTGA
- a CDS encoding GatB/YqeY domain-containing protein, which translates to MTTLKNQITDALKTSMRAKDMATVTVLRGLQAAIKQIEVDERKELGDAQVLAVIEKQIKQRKESIKAFEGAGRDDLASKEQAEAEILSQFLPEAMTEEELDSLIEQTISAQEATSMKDMGKVMNSLRPIIAGRADPSIVSAKIKAKLA; encoded by the coding sequence ATGACTACTTTAAAAAACCAAATTACTGATGCATTAAAAACTTCTATGCGTGCCAAAGATATGGCAACAGTGACGGTTTTGCGTGGTCTACAAGCAGCAATTAAGCAAATCGAAGTCGATGAGCGCAAAGAGCTTGGCGACGCTCAGGTTCTTGCGGTCATTGAAAAGCAAATTAAACAACGTAAAGAATCGATCAAAGCCTTTGAAGGTGCTGGTCGTGATGATTTAGCTAGTAAAGAACAAGCCGAAGCTGAGATTTTATCTCAGTTTCTACCAGAAGCTATGACTGAGGAAGAGCTTGATTCTCTCATTGAGCAAACGATTTCTGCTCAAGAAGCAACTAGCATGAAAGATATGGGTAAGGTGATGAATTCTCTACGTCCGATCATAGCCGGGCGTGCCGATCCTTCTATAGTTTCAGCAAAAATTAAAGCTAAATTAGCTTAA
- the rpsU gene encoding 30S ribosomal protein S21 has translation MPQVKLKEGEPVDVAIRRFKRSCEKAGVLADVRKREFYEKPTQERKRKKAAAVKRYQKKLARESVRTTRLY, from the coding sequence ATGCCACAAGTTAAGTTGAAAGAAGGCGAACCAGTTGACGTAGCTATCCGTCGTTTCAAACGTTCATGCGAAAAAGCTGGTGTTTTAGCTGACGTTCGTAAACGCGAATTCTACGAAAAACCAACTCAAGAACGTAAGCGCAAAAAAGCTGCTGCAGTTAAACGCTACCAAAAGAAATTGGCTCGCGAATCTGTACGTACTACTCGCCTTTACTAA
- the tsaD gene encoding tRNA (adenosine(37)-N6)-threonylcarbamoyltransferase complex transferase subunit TsaD, with protein MIVLGLETSCDETGLALYDSELGLRGQVLYSQIKLHAEYGGVVPELASRDHVRKLIPLMNQLLDQSGIKKQEIDAVAYTRGPGLMGALMTGALFGRTLAFSLNKPAIGVHHMEGHMLAPLLSSQPPEFPFVALLVSGGHTQLMAAHGIGQYELLGESIDDAAGEAFDKVAKMMSLPYPGGPNIAKLALSGNPSAFAFPRPMLHQGLDFSFSGLKTAVSVQLKKLNGENRDADIAASFQEAIVDTLVKKSVKALKQTGLKRLVIAGGVSANLRLREQLETSLAKIKAQVYYAEPALCTDNGAMIAFAGYQRLKAGQHDGLAVTTTPRWPMTELSIPE; from the coding sequence ATGATTGTTTTAGGCTTGGAAACTTCTTGTGATGAAACAGGGTTGGCACTTTATGATAGCGAACTCGGCTTACGGGGACAGGTTCTTTATAGTCAGATTAAACTTCATGCCGAATATGGTGGAGTAGTACCTGAACTTGCTTCTCGTGACCATGTTCGTAAATTAATTCCTTTAATGAATCAATTGCTTGACCAAAGCGGAATAAAAAAGCAAGAGATTGATGCGGTTGCTTATACGCGAGGTCCTGGCTTAATGGGAGCCTTAATGACAGGGGCTTTATTTGGAAGAACTTTAGCTTTTTCTTTAAATAAACCTGCAATTGGTGTTCATCATATGGAGGGGCACATGTTGGCACCTCTACTCTCAAGTCAACCACCCGAATTTCCATTTGTTGCTTTATTAGTTTCAGGTGGACATACACAATTAATGGCCGCTCACGGTATTGGTCAATATGAACTCTTGGGTGAGTCTATTGATGATGCAGCTGGAGAAGCTTTTGATAAAGTTGCAAAAATGATGAGTTTGCCGTACCCAGGCGGTCCAAATATTGCAAAATTAGCTTTAAGCGGTAATCCGTCAGCATTTGCATTTCCGCGCCCAATGCTTCATCAAGGTTTAGATTTTTCTTTTAGTGGTTTAAAAACCGCAGTTTCTGTGCAATTGAAAAAATTGAATGGTGAAAATCGAGACGCGGATATTGCAGCTTCATTCCAAGAAGCAATTGTAGATACCTTAGTAAAAAAATCAGTAAAAGCTCTAAAGCAAACTGGACTAAAACGTTTAGTTATCGCAGGTGGGGTGAGCGCAAATTTACGATTACGTGAACAGTTGGAAACTTCATTAGCTAAAATTAAGGCACAAGTTTACTATGCTGAACCTGCCTTATGTACTGATAATGGGGCAATGATTGCTTTTGCTGGTTATCAGCGCTTAAAAGCAGGTCAACATGATGGTTTAGCTGTAACCACAACACCACGTTGGCCAATGACCGAATTGTCTATTCCTGAATAA
- a CDS encoding DUF6670 family protein, with protein sequence MKKQLPKISIGSKVLGQSLLLAQGALDQAEKYSTIPFTQSHIIRPRVDEKYYSWTHYGIFFPLLPKPHRYLNIMILLGTPGALAFDHDDIINEDPRKTATFFSSTAAVEQALLKAYIVPNDTKIDKDGSLIELGKEISIQGTFPQVHIHGHYDGLDFDFDIDVTSYVSWFIKTPIYDHFSLLAKFKGFLIYQAERIESEGLCTYEYARAVGPHSFINKLLPDAYKLPLDFFTYQIINLNETTQLLLTKADIAGQTVAYTLHIRHLDQPAEIYTDVSFDVISHQVDEYISPTGEKMRLPKYFSWIARNENKQIILNIQAEIDCPLRYGHGRGYASGYKFTGNYFGNEVQGRGYIEYIDIENQKAFE encoded by the coding sequence ATGAAAAAACAATTGCCCAAAATTTCTATAGGCAGCAAAGTTTTAGGTCAAAGCTTATTGCTCGCGCAAGGCGCCTTGGATCAAGCAGAAAAATACTCAACTATTCCTTTTACGCAGTCTCATATCATTCGCCCACGAGTTGATGAAAAATATTATAGCTGGACACATTACGGTATCTTTTTTCCCCTTTTACCCAAACCACATCGTTATCTAAATATTATGATTTTATTAGGCACACCTGGTGCGCTAGCCTTTGATCATGACGACATAATTAATGAAGACCCCAGAAAAACTGCCACTTTTTTTTCAAGTACCGCCGCAGTTGAGCAAGCTTTGCTTAAGGCTTACATCGTTCCTAATGATACAAAAATTGATAAAGACGGAAGCTTGATAGAATTAGGCAAAGAAATTTCAATACAAGGGACATTTCCGCAAGTTCATATCCATGGACATTATGATGGACTTGATTTCGACTTTGATATTGATGTTACATCATATGTTTCGTGGTTTATAAAAACACCAATTTATGATCATTTTAGTTTATTGGCAAAGTTTAAAGGCTTTTTAATTTATCAAGCAGAACGCATTGAAAGTGAGGGACTCTGTACGTATGAATATGCACGAGCAGTTGGTCCACATAGTTTCATAAACAAACTTCTTCCTGACGCTTATAAACTGCCGCTTGATTTTTTTACTTATCAAATTATTAATTTAAATGAGACCACTCAACTTCTTCTTACAAAAGCAGATATTGCTGGACAGACAGTAGCTTATACCCTGCATATTAGACATCTTGATCAGCCAGCTGAAATTTATACAGATGTTAGCTTTGACGTTATTTCTCATCAAGTCGATGAATACATCTCACCGACTGGAGAAAAAATGCGACTTCCGAAATACTTTTCGTGGATTGCTCGAAATGAGAATAAACAAATTATTTTGAATATTCAGGCAGAAATTGACTGCCCACTCCGTTATGGTCATGGGCGAGGTTATGCTAGTGGCTATAAATTTACTGGTAATTACTTCGGCAACGAAGTTCAAGGCCGTGGTTATATCGAATACATTGATATCGAAAACCAAAAAGCTTTTGAATAA
- a CDS encoding ATP-binding protein codes for MATIDLPDNLVQTLSLVLNQLQQVLPEPKQETDFTAPAFRWENQQLKAIYTPKNIYLDDLKGIARQKEKIIQNTLQFLNGLPANDVLLTGSRGTGKSSIVRALLTEYANQGLRLIEIERDDLADLPKIQKLIQNRPEKYIVYCDDLAFNAEDENYRSLKSVLDGSLQSGSSNFIIYATSNRRHLLPEFMHENTPVTRVDVPQYTELHPQEAIEEKISLSDRFGLWLSFYPMDQSLYLEIVEHYIHKANMTFSDEVRAESLRWCQMRGQRSGRAAYQFSKHWIGLNGLKQLSNN; via the coding sequence ATGGCTACCATTGATTTACCAGACAATTTAGTTCAGACATTATCACTTGTATTAAATCAATTACAGCAAGTCTTACCTGAACCTAAACAAGAGACAGATTTTACTGCACCTGCATTTAGATGGGAAAATCAGCAGCTTAAAGCCATCTATACGCCCAAAAATATTTATTTAGATGACTTAAAAGGTATCGCCCGCCAAAAAGAAAAAATTATTCAAAATACTTTGCAATTTTTAAATGGTTTACCAGCAAATGATGTACTTTTAACAGGCTCACGTGGTACAGGTAAATCATCTATTGTGCGTGCTTTATTGACTGAATATGCAAATCAAGGGTTACGTTTAATTGAAATTGAGCGTGATGATTTAGCAGACTTACCTAAAATTCAAAAACTCATTCAAAACCGACCTGAAAAATATATCGTATATTGCGATGACTTAGCTTTTAATGCTGAAGATGAAAACTATCGTAGTTTAAAAAGTGTATTAGATGGCTCACTACAATCTGGTTCGAGTAATTTTATTATTTATGCAACCAGTAACCGTCGCCATTTGTTACCCGAATTCATGCATGAGAATACACCTGTAACTAGAGTTGATGTTCCACAATATACTGAATTACATCCACAAGAAGCCATTGAAGAAAAGATCTCTTTGTCAGATCGCTTTGGTTTATGGTTATCTTTTTATCCAATGGACCAGAGTTTATATTTAGAAATCGTAGAGCATTATATTCATAAAGCAAACATGACTTTTAGTGACGAAGTTCGTGCTGAAAGTTTACGTTGGTGCCAAATGCGTGGTCAACGCTCTGGACGTGCTGCTTACCAGTTCTCAAAGCACTGGATTGGTTTAAATGGGTTAAAACAGTTGTCTAACAATTAA